CTGCTAGCCAATATCTTAGAAAACCAGCGAAAATACCAAATAGACAGGGCAATGTCCATTTACCCCTTGAATAATTATCGAAATATGCACATAAAACAACGAATAAGATAATTAACGGAATAGCTAGGGCGTATGCTAGCTTATCTATAATATCAAAACACCTCAAAACATAGGGTGCTGGAGTTTTAAAGTTGAGTACCAGgatattcttttccagTTCTTCTGCATTCGCATCTGCCGAGTTTTGGCTCGTAGTACCTACCGAATGATTATAGGTCCTTGAAAAAGCTATAGAGCCATAGGTGACGATAATTTCTTTCCCAAATTGTCTgccaaaaataaaactacCCATGGACACCATAAGGTGAACCAATAAGACAGATAAAAATTCCATTATCCCATAGGCTCTGTTCGGAAACCTTGTGTGATGCgcaatattatcattagtTAAATTGGTAGAATGTTCAAAAGTTTCTAGTAACATACTGGAAAACGAAGAAAGAGAACCACAGTATCCGGTGGTCACGcccaaaaataaaacttgaTGATCTTTCATCCAAGTGTATGCGTTCAGTGATTGCATGATACCCATAAGCATACATGATGTCAAGTTAGACCAAAGAACCGTAGGAGGAGTGATGTATGCCGGCGAATAAGATGAAAGCGCTGTTATGGCTTGTCTTGTTTCAGTCCCCAGTATACAAAAAGTAGTGAATGTGCAGAAAACATGCATGTAATGACCTAGCCTACGATTTTTTAGTACCGGGTTAAATGTCATCTCTGCATGTATATTTTTGCCTTAAAATGTCACATGTACCTTCTTGGAAGATTAGCGATGAGGATTATAACAACAATAGCGATTTTCTAGAGGTTGCCAGTATTGTCTTGGCATCTCATGTATGTTGCATTGCAGCTCTATTTTCTTGCAATTCGTTGTAAATGATTATAACCGCTAGCCTTGCTTACTAACTGGAGGATAAGTTCACCACCACTTGGCTGTTTAAATGTAAGAGTCCTCACATGATAGTTCATCCGAATAAGAGAGCCAGGCTAAAAGAAATGGTAATTACaggatatatatatatatatatatatttattacTTATGTGCAGCTCATTTTGTCGTTGAGCGATAAACATGTATTTTTCGCTGAGACAGGTGGATTTCTTCGATGAAGAATCGCACCAATTCAAAGACATGGTTGAACATTAGCTTCCATAACCATAGATAGATTATTTCAAAGTACCTATATATTCTCgtgtttttttcattttttacgGCCTATATATAGGGTTCGTGATCTTATTTTTGACTGAAGATATACGGTATTTATTGGAGTAGCCGCCCAGGTAATATCCTTTCAAAGTACAACAAGACAGTGAGAAAAGGTTGAAAAGATGCAACAAAGAACAACGAAGAGAAGCTGTTCCTCTTTAGTAACGCCATTTATGGGACCTAATAGTACCGAAAAGAGCATACACCCTGAAGTCGCTTCTATTAGAAGGAACAAAAGATCAACCACAACATCGGCCATAGTGAATATCAATGTTGTTGAAAGAGAGTTATTTGATCTAGAGTTGGAAAAACAGAATCTCCGTGTTCAATATTTGTCTAAGAATACGCAAGCCGCAAGGTACAACGCTAAAAGTACTAAAAGTACTTATTTGGATGcgaaaataataacaagagaacaagaacaaaatcaaCCATCAAAAGAgtctttgaagaaacagTCCCAGTcatcaatgaagaaaagtccaccaaggaagaaaaagagctTGAAGGACTTGATATATGAAACAAACAAGGCATTTTATCAAGTGGACTCCAACAAGGTTAAATATAAGGTAGGCTTATCCAAAAAACAGCTCCTATCGTCAAAAACAGAAGGCGACTGAGTCAGGGGAGAAATTTTAGAAGTTCCAACTCCCCACATTTATCAATTTGTAAAAGTTGTTCGCGACTTAGTTACCTTTACGCTTAGATTACAGCTTATATCTTACATACTCTTTACCTAATTTGCCACTAacccccccccccccccccccaAATATGGGTAATACCAAGAAAAGCAGACAGTATCAGAATTCTCTACTTTGTCGTTGTTTTTGGTTGAGATAATGTAGGTTGCTCGTCAATGGGCACTTCGTCAGGTATGCTCTCTAATCCATCATAAAATGTTTTCCACAAGTCTGAAACGGATTGAAATTCTCTCCCCACAGCTATTGAACTTTCCAACGATATATTAAGACCGTTCAGACCATTCAAGATCGAGTTCATAGTCTCGTTGATCTCTTGCAACACTATATTTCTTTGCTCAATGAAGTACTTATCAGTCATTGATAACAACTTTTCCTCATCATTAGATGTACTAGCCATCATACGTACATATATATGACACGCGTTCCACCACTTCACGGATCCTTTCCACACTCCTGTGATTATGTACTCCCCATATTGGCAGCAGTTGTTTGTTCTAATAAATAGTATTTTCGCGATTTTGGTCTTTACCCGGAAGCACACTTTCCAACGAACGGGTTGTGGTGACCACCTTTTCATACAGAATACATTCGTTTGtcttttcatatatatatgtatacatatatatgctATGCTCAGTGTGTATTTATGGCTTATGCaattaaaataataaaagacaGGAATAGGTAAATGCATTTACGGATGGGAATGGcgcaattgaaaaaaatttcattatttcccTCCTTTTCAATCGCTAACTTGAGCATCGTCATTGTATCTTGGTTCAGCGTCGAAAATAAGCTCGTATTTCCTCCATTTTTGTCTTAGTTTACTATTTGGATCATTATacatttcttcatcttcttggtCAAATTCATCTAACCAATCCCATTTATTGTTAAACTTAATTTTCGAACCGGTGGCGAAAGCAGAACTATTCGAATTCGTTTCTTTATTGATCATGTTACTCATTTCTGATTCATCGTAAATTAATGGCATATCAGAAGTCAGGTAATTCCAGATTAGCAACAGATAAAACTTTAAGCTCTTCACGCCTCGCAAGAACCCTTTATCTTCTATATTTGGCGATTTTGGGGGTATACGAAATTTGTCCATACATTCTAATGCATCTTCTTTAGTCACACAACGTGCAAAATCGATCAAATTGACTTTAACATTAGCGgctcttttccttttagAATTTGATTTATTAGCATCACCATCATACATTAGTAATAAAGATGCACCATATAATCTGTAACCtttcaaattaaaaatttcagaataTAAAGTATCTAATTGCTTGATTAGTCTTGGAATTTGCCTAATTAAACTTTCGACCGTCTCACCATCATACAAGAATCTTGCAAGAACCCTAGCAAATTGCCAACCAACCTTTACTCTTCTACCGAAGTATTTGTCTCTTGTGATATAATAATCTTTATTCCAAACTTTTAGTCCGCAGATCCTAACACCTAATCTCCTAGACGTTGTCTTTAAGCACTTCGCACGTTGTGATAGTTGTTTAGTTCTTTTAGCATCTACACCATATTGTCTTGTCCCCATCTTTAGATCCAAAGCACAGGGTTTGCTCATGTTTCTTGTTAAATCTTCTAATAGAAtgaattttgaaacaatGGTGTGGGATGTTTCTTCAAACGTGATTGATTCAATGTCATGATGACTATAATCATTCGAAACGTTATATCCTAAAGATTTTATAATTATGTCCTTACCGCCGCTGTCATGGCGGTTATGATTATCCATCTTTATTGTTTCATTTCCCGTATCTTCATCCATATCAAAGACACCCTCTTGTGTATTACTGATACAATTTggagaagaaacaaaatcatcatcatttctAGAATTAGTTGCAGTGAGAATAGGGGACAAAGTATTGCAGAATGAGTTCTTATGTTTGatttgttcatttttgtGGAATTGCTTCAAATCCATCACTGAATGTGATCCTTCTAAGGCATTAGATATTCTTTCATGAAGCGACTTTTTCAAGAAGGGACCATGTATATTCGGACTGACATTTGGGTCATCTATCTGTATGTTCGCTTGTGACGAGGAAACATCAAGAGTCTTTATGGAGGCACTCGATGCATCATGGGACGAGGCTCTTGATTTTTGTGTGAGAAAAGATGGATTGGAATCGGAGCGCGCGTCATGGTTTCCTATCGCAATCGTGTTGATATTCCTCTTCCTTCGAAAGAATTTTGGTGCAAATACTTCTCTTATGACTAGATTCTTCAGTTCAGTATTGATCATTGTAGAACCAGAATCGCGtctttttaatttgttcaTATTGCCACGATCACCAAAGGAACACGAGTTATGagaagaggaggaagaaaagtatGAATCATTTGGTGCCGAATTAGGAGAGTCAGAATATTTGTACCACAACGATTCCGGTATAATGTGCCTGTTATCATTTAGAACTACCTCGGGTAATAAAGAAGGTTGATTGGAACTCGACAGTGACCTTTTGACATGTTGAGAATGAATTGGTTCTACTTCAGGATGCTCCTTTTGGAGCACTTGCCTCGATGAATGTTCCAAGGGGAAGGAATGTATGTGAGTTAAAGGAGTTCCAGTAGGTTCTACACTAAGCGCAACATCATCGTTGTTCTGGCTATCCTCTatcattttgtttttttcgttactgttgttcttttgatCTAGATCGCTTAAAAAATCATCTCTTGATTGAAAATGTTGCCTAACATTTAGAACACCAATATAACGTGGCATGAATTGCAAGAGTTCTTTATGACATAATTCTATATTCTCATACCACCTGTTTTCTCTATTAACCAAAGCCTTGCAAACCGCTCTCTTAGAAAATCTAAAAATCGCTGTGTGACCTCCTACTCTATTCGTAAATGGCTTTAGTTCCACTGCCAGGGGATATTCCCTATGTTCATTCTCAccttcatcctcttctcCCTCCGCTTGCTCGTCTTCTTTATCTTGAACAAAAAGGTTGGGTTGTTCTTTGATTGGTTTATTTTGTTGTACAGAATGTTGaactattttattattacgattattgatattttcttgcCTCAAAGACTGTGATAAAGTTGAGTGAGTCTTGACCTTGAAAGTTTGCCTGTTATACGTTCTGGGAAGCGTTGCTACATTAGATTCAAAACTTATGGTGGTAGGTTGAATAGTATCGGTatcattttccattttatctttttccTCATAGGTAGGGTCCGCTTTACTTTTGTGGGGATAGTAAGTTGCGGAAGAAACAGGCTTTAATGTTAAGTCATCCGATATTCCATGTAGAGTGTTCTGATAAGTGGACTTGGGCGAGATGCACGCCTCATCTATATTTTGTATCGATTCTGGAGGAGTTTGTTGATGTGTCACATGTGGTTGGTATGATTGTTGTTTTGCAACGTCCTCATCAGTTTTTTGCCTCCtcttattaatattattgctaTGTGCCACGTGCTTATTGCCCTTTAATACGGTTTCCTCGTGCTGAGATGAAATAAAACTTgacaatgatgaagatgaagcctctgaatttttttttttaccgGAAGATTGTAATGCTTCCGATATTGATTTAGAAGTTGATTCCGACCTTGTTATTTTGTCCGCACATGTCAGAGATCCGCCATTGTTACTATCTGAGCCATTATTGTTATCGGCTAAACATTCATCATCTCTAAAAATTCTTAAGTATGTACTTGCCTTTCTGCCATGTAATACGGGGGAAAGCTTTTTCGTTTCGGGTACGTTAAGATCTTTTAGTGTTGTTACGCATTCTTTTGGTTCATTTTCGTGTAAgtgctgctgttgttttcTCAATGTATTGGGTATTTTATCATGAATTTCGTCAGAGGTATCCATAGTCTCTTAGCTTTAGTTCtatatatacaaaaaaattaaaagaaaatttgagAAGACAGAAAGATGtacaaaataaaagaaagaaaatgaaacacGATTCTAATATTATAAGCCAATCTCGGATTTTCCCTTTTGTTGGAGATAATATCCAGCCAACAGAGacaaaacaagaagagaaaagtgTTTCTTGTCTTGATCCtgtactgaaaaaaaaaagcgaAACGGCGCGAAGTTGAGGGGGGCGGCAACACTTCCGGCGATGAGTTCGAAAGAAGCGTCTTTAATAACATGAAAGCaactattttttatataagtATATAACTCCATTGTCGCGAGTGCCTGATCTGAATAGATTTAAAAATATGGGAAAGATGAGAATGCCTGTGGTTAACTCAAGGTTAGCTCGAGaagttttttcattgtAAATAAAAGGATAAGAAAAGCGAAAAAACAGTAGTACGAAAGAATCCAGGGTGCCAGGGAGTCATGATGAAATccttttgtttgtttggTAATTACGGCGGATGGATTCTTGTTTTTGTCATTACCTTTAAAATAACCTGTGTTGTAATAGTTTTCGAGTAGTTcatctttctctttccaTACATCCAGCAgccaattgaaaaaagctTCATCATCTTGTAAGGGTATCTCATTTACTTTGAACTCTCTTATATGGAAATCTACTTTCTCTGGGTATATACCCattaaaaatatcttctttAATGTGAATTTGGTGCCAACATATTCTGTTTTCAATGCAGGAGAATACCCAATAGTGACATCATAAATTGCTTCTAAACTAGGAGTTAACTTTTCCAGTGCAAACTTCAAACCTTTAGAATGCGGTAGTAAGAGATGCCTTAATTGAACATGACTCAAATGTGCTCTTTGGCGGTATGCCtcacttttttctcttgtctTGAGGCTTAGGTTTGTTCCCTCAGGGAACATGATTAAATTATAAGCGGCAACAGATTCATTTGTGTTGGAGTAACAATTCTTATAATCCGTAAGGGGCCCCATGCACCTTGCATTCATGTCCATGGAAACCAAGCTGTTAGTCAAGGTTTCCTCATCCTTTTGCCAGTTTCTActtaaaaatataaatttaAAGTTCTGCATGCCAAATCCCAATAGCGGGACATACTTTAAAGTCTTCTTCAGAATGATGAAGACGTTACCACCCAAATTTGAGACAAGGGAAAGCCACCAGAGGTAAATCCAATCTGCATACATCTGATGATTGGCAATGATTATAGCTCTGTCTTTAAATTTAAAGTGCGACATCGTATTAGATGAAATCTTTAATGGGTGCGATGTTTCGAAAGTAACATTCAAAGAAGAGGGTGCGACCATGTTTAAAATCAAGCACAATAAAATGATAAAGGCTTTCTTACTTTGATTCATACCATTCTGTAGCTTAATTTTGCTCCAGGGAAGAAGCAGCTGCAAACAGACCTGAAAGATCACGATACTCAGTGAACCTAAAAGGAACAGGCAAATAATGAATAACCTTTGTAATCCTTTAATAAATACATTGCTggttttttgataaatgtCACGCTTATGGGTCTCTTGATGCTTCCTCATCTTTCCTAAATGATGAAACATAGATGTGAACATGTTTATTCATTTCCCCAACTCTGAGAAGTAGATTTGGAGTGTTTTCTAATAAGGATAACCGCTCAGCCAATCTCAGTTTCTGTCTCCACGCGAAGGGGGCAGAAGGTTGTGAACTGACCTTAAGATATACAAAAGGCTGTGTGAATATAGAAATATAGAGCAATTGAGTATACGTGTCTTGTATGTTTGTTTATCTAAAGTGACATATTAAACTATCtccatcattttctttcttcgaAAAAGGACATAGATTATTTGGTCGTTTTATTCTGCGCCCGATGAAGGTCTACTGCTTGTAATAATGTGTAGGTACAAGAGGCATCTTGGCAAGTTCAATCGGATAAAACTTATTCCTTACTTGAACCAGCAACTCTGTGCCCTTTTTGTGATAGCCCTTCTGCACATAACCTTGTCCGATATTGATGTTGCTTAAACTTGGAGATGCACTACCTGATGTTACTAGGCCTACTTCTGTTTGAGCATCGGGCAAGAAGATCTTGACACCGTCCCTAGCAGCAGGTCCTTTCTTTAAGTATTTGAATCCAACTCGTACCTTGCTGTAAGTCTTATTGTTTAGCTGGTCCGTTATCTTGGCATATCCATTGAACCTGTCTTTTCCATTTACTATGTTTCTTCTTGACTTGGAAATCACCCAGTTTAACGCAGCTTCTACTGGGGTGATACTTTCATCCAATTCATGGCCGTATAAGCACATGCCAGCTTCCAATCTTAAACTATCTCTGGCGGCTAACCCGATGGGCTTCATTACTGGATTAGCCAGAAGTTGTTCTGCAAATTTAACGGCCTTCTCGTTTGGAACACTGATTTCAAATCCATCTTCACCAGTATACCCGCCTCTAGCTATTTGAACTAAAGTACCATCCTTCAACGGAAATTCGTGTCTCTGtccaaaaaataattctttcaaatctttcCCCTGAGCTGATTTTAGCAGAAGTGGTCCCAGAACATCCTTGGCTTTAGGGCCTTGTAGTGCCAATAGCGACCTACCTTGAATTATTTCCCATTGGCAATCTAAAGTAGGATCATTCTGCAGCTCACCGCGAAGGAACTCGGTGTCTCTCTTTGCACAACCAGCATTGGTCACGATATAAAACTCATTGTTTTGGGTTTCTTTCGTGATAATTGTATCATCTACCACACCACCCTCCGGATTCAATAGAACACTTAAGGTTCCCGACCCTACAGGTAAAACATTAAAATCTGTAGGCGTAACACGTTGTAAAAATTTAACGGATTGTGGGCCAGATAACTTACTTTGTAACATGTGAGAAACATCAAATAAACCGGCATTGTTTCTTGTCCAGTTATGCGATTCGATATGAGTTTGTCCCTTATACAACACAGGCATGGAATAACCTGCATAAGGCACCATTGTACCACCTAATGACACATGAAGATCATGAAGGGCTGTTTTCTTTAGATTTGAATTGAACCTCTTAAACACAAGATTCTTGATTACAGGCATTTTTGTCTGTACCTTACAAGACTCTATATACAGATATATGCAATGATTAGCATATTTAGGTTCTTTGGATTCGTAGTCCTTATATATGCAGGATCTGATCATTTTGTCCTTTTTCGCATGCTCTTCACTCTAGAAAACACGAGTCAGGGCTTCCGAGCAGAGTCGCCCTGTTGAAAGAAGTCATCGCGATAAGTAAGTATGTTAGACAGGGTCAACCTAAGTGGAAGCTCAGCTAGTATTAGGCATGTTCTAGTGTATCTAGAGAGAGGAATGCCAAAAACGGAAGAAGGAACTGATATGCATAGGTTCGGTTTCTCTATTATATATGCTTAAACAAATCTATAAAACCTGTATGATGAGTGCTAATATTTATCACAATGATGCGATACAATTGCGGGGATGTAAAAGGGCAAAATCTCACGAGAGATCGTAATATCTATCCTTCTCCAAGTCCATTATCTCAGCTTCAAAATCCCATAAACGCGGGCGTATTTTATTGTTCGAATTATTACCATCTATTTGGTTTTTAGTCTCTTCGATCGTTTTGACTATACCATCCACAAGCATGGCACGCCCCAGGTTTTCATTCGTGGAAGGGATAATCAAATCTGCAAAAGCTCTGGTGGGTTCTATATATTGTTGCATTTCCGGGCGCAAATAGTCCATGTATTCAGTGATCAACTGGGCTAGCTGTTCATTACTttttacatttttctttttgattaaGCTAATTAACCTTTTATCGGCATCGCTATCCAAGTATACTTTTAATTGAGAAATATCGTTGATTCGTTTATCGTATAGAGCATAGCAGCCACATACTATTATCAAATCTATTGGGTCTTCGTAATCATGTTGAATCATGTCATTCTGCGAAGTCACGGCATGCTTTTCATATATTAGATCGAGAATGCTGTCAAAATCATAGTCATTATTGTTGTAGTTCTTGATCCCATCTTCTGTCATATTGTCTAGGCTTATTACTCTTATATTGATAAAgttatatatacttttaaATGTATTTTGTAGGTACAGTGCAATTGCTTCAACGCCCGTAGCATGTCCTCCTCCGATAGAAATtacaattcttttttcttcaacagcTCGTTTATCCATGTTATGTAATATTTCTCTTGCCACTTTTCCAGggttgaaaaggaaattaaAGGGATGTCACTTGTGATCTGTTATAGATGCAGCCAACAAAGGAAGGTGATTATCTGTCAAGACAGCGTTCAGTCATTAGTTGACCTTAACTCTGTATTTTCACAGCCGTCGAGACCTCATGCCgagaattgaaaattttatcataGGCGATGAGCTGAATAGCAACAGaacccaaaaaaaaaatacaattaGAATGAAAGTATAAACCCATTTTAATGTGCAATGATTAGTATTCTCATCGGAAATAACTAATAATTGTTGTCTGAGAGAATAACAGTAGAGATATCAAAGAATCCAGTAGACATGTCGTTTAACAGAGATGAAGACCtaaaattaaaatttaaaacatcaaaaaaactaaaagtTTCTCCGACTTTTGAGAGTATGAATCTAAAAGACGACTTACTTCGAGGAATATACTCATACGGGTTTGACGCACCATCCTCGATCCAATCGAGGGCCATTACACAAATTATTTCGGGTAAGGATGTTATTGCGCAAGCACAATCAGGTACCGGTAAAACGGCCACTTTTACGATTGGCCTTTTACAAGCAATTGATTTGAGGAAAAGGGATTTGCAAGCTTTGATATTGTCTCCAACACGTGAGTTAGCAAGCCAAATTGGACAGgtagtgaaaaatttgggCGATTATATGAATGTTAATGCATTTGCCATGACAGGTGGTAAGACTTTGAAagatgatttgaagaaagtgcAAAAACATGGCTGCCAAGTCGTTAGTGGAACACCAGGAAGAGTACTAGACATGATCAAAAGGCAAATGTTGCAGACAAGGAATGTTCAAATGTTAGTTCTAGATGAGGCTGATGAATTATTAAGTGAGACTCTGGGTTTTAAACAACAGATATATGATATCTTTGCTAAATTGCCCAAAAACTGTCAAGTTGTTGTTGTAAGTGCAACAATGAATAAGGACATCTTAGAAGTAACCAGAAAATTTATGAATGATCCGGTTAAAATCCTGGTAAAGCGGGATGAAATATCACTTGAGGGTATCAAACAATATGTCGTCAACGTTGACAAAGAAGACTGGAAATTCGATACTCTGTGTGATATATACGACTCTTTAACGATTACACAATGTGTCATATTTTgtaatacaaaaaaaaaagtagatTGGTTATCTCAGCGGCTAAGTCAATCCAACTTTGCAGTAGTTTCCATGCATGGTGATATGAAACAAGAGGAAAGAGATAAAGTAATGAATGAATTTAGGACAGGTCATTCTCGTGTACTAATATCAACGGATGTTTGGGCACGTGGTATTGATGTTCAACAAGTTTCTTTGGTCATCAATTATGACCTGCCAGAAATAATAGAAAATTACATCCATCGTATCGGTAGAAGTGGTCGATTTGGTAGAAAAGGTGTGGCTATAAACTTCATCACTAAAACTGACTCAGCAAAGCTGAGAGAAATCGAAAAATTTTACtctatcaaaataaaaCCAATGCCAGCAAATTTTGCAGAATTAtcataaatataaaaacaacatatatataatatagGAGTCCTGTTTCATGCGAGCTTCATTCGCCGTCATATGGAATTGGAAATCATTTGTAATTGATCATTCTGTGTGACATAAAGCTTAATTAAGTCATCCAGACTTATTTCGCCAAGTAAAGGAGATAAGTCGCAAAATTGAGAAATCACGTCCAGTTCTATGTCCATATCCATTCCGAACTTATCACCACCAACGCCGAGTCCTTCTCCATCATCATTTGATTTGTAAACATCACCATGTGAGCCATTTGTTctcattttattttcttccaagcTGAGACTATTTGTCCTGTGTGACAAGAGCTCATATTGATCACTGATCAGCGTTATATCTTCAAGAGACCCTGATTCATCCAACTGGATAATTATAACATTTTCAAGTTCATCCTCAGTCTTGTCTATACCTGCCGTTAAAGCAGCGTCACTCGAGTTCACgacttcatcatcattatcttcaaaTATGTACCTAATATTAGTGGGAAACATTGCATAGTCACTTCCGTCACCCCCCTTTGATTCATTATTGTATACTGATTGATCATTTTTGCTGAGACCCTTATTATTCttgtcattttcttctaattTGTGCTTGACATTCTTATCATAAACAGTAACAGTGACGTTCATTCCTGTTCACACTCATTTCCAAACAACACTTCAGTAACTTCGGTAAGGAATCCAAAAAGGCACTATGGTGACCTGACCAGcttttataaaaaaagtgcATGTTCATTAATTATGAATGAGTAAAAAAACAAGTTTGATCCAACCGAGGTTCGAACTCGGGATCTTCGCCGTGTAAAGGCGACGTCTTGAACCACTGGACCATTGGACCCGAAACCCGTTGAGTGTTCTGCATGAACAACTGCATCATAATAAATTATAAATGTGAGATCACAATTTTTACGTGATTGATAAGTCATCTTCGAACTGTTGATAATTCGTAGTTTTGTAAGTcgtaataattaagaacAAGTCGTTCTTTCTTAAGTTATATAggagaggtatataaaacacacgctgatttGGTTGTGTTAAaccaatggttcagacataattcagaacattgatgataggcttttggtgataactcatcttcttatatactaagtcctggtcaattaatagatctcTATCTCACTagttcaagaaattgtaTTATTAAAATTTGCCTACTCCAGtttaattggtatcatcataagaatgtttgtattcatttacccaacattatcagtatcatgttaaagaatgttcgtcatcaactactaCAACACAAACTAAGGATTGTTCAAGTCTTTCTCATTTATTATGTATCGATCGTTTGcaatactttttttcctgcTGCTATTATGTTGTGGTTGCAATGGGAAAAGGTTAGATTTTGTTCTATAATTGCTCTGAAGCTGTAACTGCATAGTCGGTCAAAGATTTATTTGACTTTTaagatgattgttgggattaTATTGTTTCTAAAGGAattattattgaatatTAAGATATATTAGAACCTCTTCTGTCATGATATAGGAATTTACA
The Saccharomyces mikatae IFO 1815 strain IFO1815 genome assembly, chromosome: 4 genome window above contains:
- the GCV1 gene encoding glycine decarboxylase subunit T (similar to Saccharomyces cerevisiae GCV1 (YDR019C); ancestral locus Anc_3.246) — its product is MPVIKNLVFKRFNSNLKKTALHDLHVSLGGTMVPYAGYSMPVLYKGQTHIESHNWTRNNAGLFDVSHMLQSKLSGPQSVKFLQRVTPTDFNVLPVGSGTLSVLLNPEGGVVDDTIITKETQNNEFYIVTNAGCAKRDTEFLRGELQNDPTLDCQWEIIQGRSLLALQGPKAKDVLGPLLLKSAQGKDLKELFFGQRHEFPLKDGTLVQIARGGYTGEDGFEISVPNEKAVKFAEQLLANPVMKPIGLAARDSLRLEAGMCLYGHELDESITPVEAALNWVISKSRRNIVNGKDRFNGYAKITDQLNNKTYSKVRVGFKYLKKGPAARDGVKIFLPDAQTEVGLVTSGSASPSLSNINIGQGYVQKGYHKKGTELLVQVRNKFYPIELAKMPLVPTHYYKQ
- the DAS2 gene encoding putative uridine kinase DAS2 (similar to Saccharomyces cerevisiae DAS2 (YDR020C); ancestral locus Anc_3.248) encodes the protein MDKRAVEEKRIVISIGGGHATGVEAIALYLQNTFKSIYNFINIRVISLDNMTEDGIKNYNNNDYDFDSILDLIYEKHAVTSQNDMIQHDYEDPIDLIIVCGCYALYDKRINDISQLKVYLDSDADKRLISLIKKKNVKSNEQLAQLITEYMDYLRPEMQQYIEPTRAFADLIIPSTNENLGRAMLVDGIVKTIEETKNQIDGNNSNNKIRPRLWDFEAEIMDLEKDRYYDLS
- the FAL1 gene encoding ATP-dependent RNA helicase FAL1 (similar to Saccharomyces cerevisiae FAL1 (YDR021W); ancestral locus Anc_3.249) — translated: MSFNRDEDLKLKFKTSKKLKVSPTFESMNLKDDLLRGIYSYGFDAPSSIQSRAITQIISGKDVIAQAQSGTGKTATFTIGLLQAIDLRKRDLQALILSPTRELASQIGQVVKNLGDYMNVNAFAMTGGKTLKDDLKKVQKHGCQVVSGTPGRVLDMIKRQMLQTRNVQMLVLDEADELLSETLGFKQQIYDIFAKLPKNCQVVVVSATMNKDILEVTRKFMNDPVKILVKRDEISLEGIKQYVVNVDKEDWKFDTLCDIYDSLTITQCVIFCNTKKKVDWLSQRLSQSNFAVVSMHGDMKQEERDKVMNEFRTGHSRVLISTDVWARGIDVQQVSLVINYDLPEIIENYIHRIGRSGRFGRKGVAINFITKTDSAKLREIEKFYSIKIKPMPANFAELS
- the ATG31 gene encoding Atg31p (similar to Saccharomyces cerevisiae CIS1 (YDR022C); ancestral locus Anc_3.250), which translates into the protein MNVTVTVYDKNVKHKLEENDKNNKGLSKNDQSVYNNESKGGDGSDYAMFPTNIRYIFEDNDDEVVNSSDAALTAGIDKTEDELENVIIIQLDESGSLEDITLISDQYELLSHRTNSLSLEENKMRTNGSHGDVYKSNDDGEGLGVGGDKFGMDMDIELDVISQFCDLSPLLGEISLDDLIKLYVTQNDQLQMISNSI